The genomic window GTTGCGCAACAGTTGCCCCATGAGAAATTCCATCGAGAGGTAAAACACGCGCTTGACCTGCAGCTTTTGATAGCGCTTCTCGGTGGCCATCATGCCGTCGATCATGCGCTCGCGCACCGCCAGCGCCACCGCCATGAAGATGTCGTAGTTGGTCGCTTTTTTCCACTCCAGGGCCATGGAATACTTCATGTGATAGCGCACCGCGGCGCGCAGGGCTTGCATCAGGCGTCGGCGTTTTCCGTTGGCATCGTTGGTGGATTGCGAGGCCGGGGTTTCCGGCTGTGAGTGGGAAGGTGATTGCGGGTTGATTGGTTCCGTCATAAGCTTCGTGTGCTTCCTTTCAGCTTTTTGGTGATCCCACGGGCAGTTCCGGGTTGACGCTCCGTCGCATCTGCTTCTGGGTGGGCCGGCCAAGATAAGCAACCGGCGGCTTCAGCGCAATTACTATCCGCAGATATCGCAGAGACGCGCAGATTTTCCTGCTGCGTCTTTCTGCATAATCTGTGGATCATTCTGCATAATCCAGCACAAATGCAGATGTCGCCGAGACGCGCAGATTTTTCATCTGCGGCTATCTGACCAATCTGCGGATCACTCTTTGTAATCTAACACAAAGCGTTTGTATTCCAAACGAGGCGCACCAAAGTTGAGCAACAGGGCGCGCTGCAATCCCGTGGCCTTCAAATAGTCGATGATCTGCGCTTCCTCAATCGTCGTGAGCTTTGACAAAGCCTTGGTTTCGACCACGACTTCGTTGAAATAGATGAAATCGGCTTTGTAATGGCAAGCCAGAACCTGCCCTTTGTAGCTTACCGGCAAGGGAACTTCGCGTTTGCAGGGAAGCTGCCGCGCCGCGCTTTCGAGCGCCAATGCTTCTTGATAGACTGCTTCGAGAAAACCATGCCCGAGTTCGCGATGCACCTCCATCGCAGCGCCGATGATGGCATAAGCTTGCCGATCGCGTTGGTCTTGCTCGTTTATTTTTGTCCCTTTCTTCAATCCGCAGATTACGCAGAGATTCGCAGATTTAATTCTTTTAATCTGCGTGTATCTGCGCCATCTGTGGATAAAACCAGTTCATCCCCACAACCTCAACGCGCTGGTCAGAATCGTCTCGAGATCGCCGTAGCGCGCTTTGTAATCCTCCTGGCTGCGTCGAATGATTTCCTCCGCCTCCTCGCGATTATAAACGTCCGTGATTTCGCAGGTGCTCTGCTTCTCGCCGGGCGCCTGCTTGTAAGTGAGAAAATAGTGCCGCAGGCGGTCGATCACATCCGGCGGGCACTCGCTCACGTCGCGCCACTGGCCGTAGACCGCGTCGCCCTGCATCACCGCGATGATCTTGTCGTCGGCCTCGTTCTTGTCGATCATGCGCAAGCCGCCGATGGGAATCGCATGCAGCAGAATATCGCCGTGCGAGATTTGTTTCTCGGTGAGCACGCAGATGTCGATGGGATCGCCGTCGCCCACAATGCCGGCGCGGCCGGTGCGCTGCATGCACAAATCCGCCACGCGCTCGGCGCAATAGGTTTGCGGAATCAAACCGTAGAGCGTGGGACAGTGGCTCGAAAATCTCTGCGGCCGATCAACGCGCAAATGCCCCGTGGCTTTGTCGATTTCATACTTCACCGTGTCGGTCGGCACCATCTCGATGTAGGCGGTGACCACCTGCGGCGCCTCCGGCCCGATTTGAATGCCGTGCCACGGATGGGATTTGTAGAGCACGCCCATGAGCTGCCAAATGGGATCGGAGCTTGTGGCCCGGGCTTTTTTCATGATCGCTCTCGCTTCAATAGCGTTCATCATCTTGCGACGTCCTTTCGTGTCATGTTTTTTCGAGTTCCTGATGAATGGTGCTGAACTGCTCCATCGCCGCTTCGAGATTTTCGGCAATTTCACGTGCCAGCACCTCGGGGTCGGGAAGATTTTCGGAATCTTCCAGGCTTTCGTCTTTCAGCCAGAAAATATCCAAACTCACTTTGTCGCGCAGCAGCAATTCGTCATACGAAAAAGCTTTGAACCGCTCTGTTGCGCGGCGCTCGAAACGGTTGGCCGGATGATAGCACTTGATGAAATCCTGCAAATCCTCGAAACGCAGCGGATTGGTCTTCAGCGTGAAATGCCGGTTGGTGCGCAGATCGTAAATCCACAGCTTCTCCGTCCACGGCTTTTCGCGCGCCGGCCGGCGGTCGAAAAAGAGCACATTGGCTTTCACGCCTTGCGCGTAAAACACGCCGGTCGGCAGCCGCAGCAGCGTATGAACGTCGCACTCGGCCAGCAGCTTGCGCCGCACGGTTTCTCCTGCGCCGCCTTCAAAGAGAACGTTGTCCGGCACCACGATCGCCGCCTTGCCGTTCATCGCCAGCAGCGTTTTGACGTGCTGCAAAAAGTTCAGTTGCTTATTGGAAGTCGTCGCCCAGAAATCCTGGCGCTCGTAAATCAGTGCCTCGCGGTCGGCCTTGCCCTCGCCGTTGACGATGGTGATGCTGCTCTTTTTGCCGAACGGCGGATTGGTGAGCACCAGATTGAACCGGTCGCCGGGGTCGGAAACCAAACTATCACCGACGATGATCGGACTCTCTTCCCCGCCGATGCCGTGCAGATAGAGATTCATCACGCACAAGCGCGCCGCGCCGTCAACGATCTCCCAGCCTTTGAAAGTTCTCTCTCTCAGCGCGCGCTTTTCATCGCGGTCGAGTTGATGACGTTTGGTGACGTACTCGTGCGCCGCGAGCAGAAAGCCGCCGGTGCCACAGGCCGGGTCGCAAATCGTCATGCCAGGCGCCGGCTGCATCACCTCCACCATCGCTTTGATCAGCGGCCGCGGCGTGAAATACTGTCCCGCGCCGCTTTTGATGTCCTCGGCGTTTTTCTGCAGCAGCCCTTCGTAAATTTCGCCCTTCACGTCGATGTCCATTCCCACCCAGGTTTCGTCGTTGATCAGCTCGATCAGCCGCTTGAGCTTGGCCGGGTCTTGAATCTTGTTTTGCGATTTGCGAAAGATGACGCCGAGCATGCCTTTGGCTTTGCCGAGGCTGTCGAGAATGTGGCGATAGTGCACCTCCAACGCGTCGCCGTCTTTCTTGAGCAGGCTGGGCCAATCGAGATTTTTCGGAATGATCGAGGGCTTGCCAAACGCCGGTCTCGTTTGCTCGTCCGCCATTTTCAAAAAGAGCAGGTAGGTCAACTGCTCGACGTAATCGCCGTAGCTCACGCCGTCGTCGCGCAAGACGTTGCAATAATTCCACAGGCGCTGGACGATGGTGGTGGATTCGTTAGGCATGAGGTTTTTGATCCGTAAAAGTTCAGTGAACCAGTATTAGACTGTCATTCTGAAAGAATCTTTTTTGAATCCAAGCCACGTGCTCGAATCAAAAAAAGATTCCTCCGGAATGACAACTTAGTCTATAAACATTTCATCCCTAACGGGATTTTGTTTTTCCGTCTGTCTCGCGCTTTGCCT from bacterium includes these protein-coding regions:
- a CDS encoding GxxExxY protein; translation: MKKGTKINEQDQRDRQAYAIIGAAMEVHRELGHGFLEAVYQEALALESAARQLPCKREVPLPVSYKGQVLACHYKADFIYFNEVVVETKALSKLTTIEEAQIIDYLKATGLQRALLLNFGAPRLEYKRFVLDYKE
- a CDS encoding inorganic pyrophosphatase gives rise to the protein MKKARATSSDPIWQLMGVLYKSHPWHGIQIGPEAPQVVTAYIEMVPTDTVKYEIDKATGHLRVDRPQRFSSHCPTLYGLIPQTYCAERVADLCMQRTGRAGIVGDGDPIDICVLTEKQISHGDILLHAIPIGGLRMIDKNEADDKIIAVMQGDAVYGQWRDVSECPPDVIDRLRHYFLTYKQAPGEKQSTCEITDVYNREEAEEIIRRSQEDYKARYGDLETILTSALRLWG
- a CDS encoding type I restriction-modification system subunit M → MPNESTTIVQRLWNYCNVLRDDGVSYGDYVEQLTYLLFLKMADEQTRPAFGKPSIIPKNLDWPSLLKKDGDALEVHYRHILDSLGKAKGMLGVIFRKSQNKIQDPAKLKRLIELINDETWVGMDIDVKGEIYEGLLQKNAEDIKSGAGQYFTPRPLIKAMVEVMQPAPGMTICDPACGTGGFLLAAHEYVTKRHQLDRDEKRALRERTFKGWEIVDGAARLCVMNLYLHGIGGEESPIIVGDSLVSDPGDRFNLVLTNPPFGKKSSITIVNGEGKADREALIYERQDFWATTSNKQLNFLQHVKTLLAMNGKAAIVVPDNVLFEGGAGETVRRKLLAECDVHTLLRLPTGVFYAQGVKANVLFFDRRPAREKPWTEKLWIYDLRTNRHFTLKTNPLRFEDLQDFIKCYHPANRFERRATERFKAFSYDELLLRDKVSLDIFWLKDESLEDSENLPDPEVLAREIAENLEAAMEQFSTIHQELEKT